A DNA window from Mycolicibacter terrae contains the following coding sequences:
- a CDS encoding PPE family protein, with protein sequence MDFGMLPPEVNSGRMYVGPGSSPMMAAATAWDGLATELSSAAAHYQDVISELTGQAWQGPTATSMAAAAAPYVQWMATTATQAEQAASQARAAAAAYEAAFAATVPPPVIATNRTTLATLVATNLLGQNTPAIAANQAEYGAMWAQDTAAMYSYAAGSAAATTLTPFSPPPKNTNPTGEANQTAAVANAGTTTGSTAASALATLAAPAAAQGVVPAPIQALIDSWLSFTGTPLISSLNQLVGSGGLTSTLLAAPIWDSSAMQFLQFIGMLNAAGVNGGAWGEAAAAAALPAAALSSEVSGAGLGATLAGSSGPVSASLGQAASLRGLSVPPSWVAAPAASGTASPAIRLASATALPAAGGVPGAMGAPMMGGIPAVAGAVNAPQNGETRSRFLPRMKVLPTTGEKADGRRGDTDQWVSADEFAGAANKLTDEERMERDELRQEIAELALERDAVAFLLREVSRS encoded by the coding sequence GTGGATTTCGGGATGTTGCCTCCGGAAGTGAACTCCGGGCGGATGTATGTGGGGCCGGGATCGTCCCCGATGATGGCGGCCGCAACAGCCTGGGACGGGCTGGCCACCGAACTGAGTTCGGCGGCCGCCCACTACCAGGACGTGATCTCAGAACTGACCGGCCAAGCCTGGCAGGGACCGACCGCGACCTCGATGGCCGCCGCAGCAGCCCCCTATGTGCAATGGATGGCCACCACCGCCACCCAAGCCGAACAAGCCGCCTCCCAGGCCAGAGCAGCCGCAGCCGCCTACGAAGCCGCATTCGCCGCCACCGTCCCCCCACCGGTCATCGCCACCAACCGCACCACCCTGGCCACCCTCGTGGCGACCAACCTCCTGGGCCAAAACACACCGGCGATCGCCGCCAACCAAGCCGAATACGGCGCAATGTGGGCACAAGACACCGCCGCGATGTACAGCTACGCAGCCGGCTCCGCAGCCGCCACCACCCTCACACCCTTCAGCCCACCCCCCAAAAACACCAACCCCACCGGCGAAGCCAACCAAACAGCCGCCGTCGCCAACGCCGGAACCACGACCGGCTCCACGGCCGCCTCCGCGCTGGCCACCCTGGCTGCACCGGCGGCAGCACAAGGCGTGGTTCCTGCCCCCATCCAGGCGCTGATCGACAGCTGGCTCAGCTTCACCGGCACACCGCTGATCAGTTCCCTGAACCAATTGGTAGGAAGCGGTGGTTTGACCAGCACCCTGCTCGCGGCCCCGATCTGGGACAGCTCTGCGATGCAATTCCTGCAGTTCATCGGGATGCTCAACGCCGCCGGCGTGAACGGAGGCGCGTGGGGCGAGGCGGCTGCCGCCGCAGCGTTGCCGGCCGCCGCCTTGTCATCCGAGGTCTCCGGCGCCGGCCTGGGGGCAACCCTGGCGGGATCCTCCGGGCCGGTCTCGGCCAGCCTGGGACAAGCCGCGTCGCTTCGAGGGCTTTCGGTGCCACCATCCTGGGTCGCCGCCCCGGCGGCGTCGGGAACGGCATCCCCGGCGATCCGACTTGCCTCAGCCACGGCACTGCCCGCCGCCGGCGGCGTGCCCGGTGCGATGGGTGCTCCGATGATGGGCGGTATCCCCGCGGTCGCGGGTGCGGTCAACGCGCCGCAGAACGGCGAGACCCGCTCCCGCTTCCTGCCCCGGATGAAGGTGCTGCCGACGACCGGCGAGAAGGCCGATGGCCGCCGCGGCGACACCGACCAATGGGTCTCGGCGGACGAGTTCGCCGGCGCCGCGAACAAGCTCACCGACGAAGAACGCATGGAACGCGATGAGCTGCGCCAGGAGATCGCCGAGTTGGCGTTGGAACGCGAC
- a CDS encoding sigma-54-dependent Fis family transcriptional regulator, with the protein MALHAVGIVLTSAEGLVLDRKVTDLAIMKTLDEVQLARGYSYAEEFTGTNGIGTSLECGRPTFIRGSEHYVGALTGLACAGSPIRDPITGRVLGVVNLTCWVGESDPMQFTLAKNVGNQIEGRLNTLKTESEVALLSAYRQQSRKHPGHVLAVGGDIVLMNQYLRQALEPADQIALLSNATEMIQAPDAATGLAVLPSGNVARISAVERISTGSAVFQVQIQPTAERSVAPARQSRHIPGLAGRSSSWRRCGQLVEQCCRDRNWVVIEGERGSGRAKLGQAVAQFVAPQRSVRLLRVEKFSSADDFITEVEAHTADDDFSLVLANIDDLPEEAVEHLAAILQARAGHGWIAVTTDVEVRSTLVDMLVVPHFTHTAVVPPLRHRIDDIEELVPMLLRELTRGADVRLAPEAMRQLAKLAWPGNVAQLRRVLAETVAVQRSGVIGVDKLPAECRSLARHRLTALEALERDAIVRSLLENGGDKAAAAQALGMSRATIYRKINQFGIT; encoded by the coding sequence ATGGCGCTTCATGCGGTCGGCATCGTCCTGACGTCGGCGGAGGGGCTGGTGTTGGACCGCAAGGTCACGGACCTGGCCATTATGAAGACGCTCGACGAGGTTCAGCTGGCCCGCGGCTACTCCTACGCCGAGGAGTTCACCGGGACCAACGGCATCGGCACCAGTCTGGAATGCGGCAGGCCGACGTTCATCAGGGGCAGCGAACACTATGTCGGTGCACTGACCGGCCTGGCCTGTGCCGGTTCACCGATCCGTGACCCCATTACCGGCCGGGTGCTCGGTGTCGTCAACCTCACGTGTTGGGTCGGTGAATCCGATCCCATGCAGTTCACCTTGGCCAAGAATGTCGGCAATCAAATCGAAGGCCGCCTCAACACCCTGAAAACCGAGAGTGAGGTTGCACTGCTGTCGGCTTACCGTCAGCAGTCCCGCAAACATCCCGGCCACGTACTGGCCGTCGGCGGCGACATCGTGTTGATGAATCAATATCTGCGACAAGCTCTGGAGCCGGCCGATCAGATCGCGCTACTGAGCAACGCGACCGAGATGATCCAGGCTCCCGACGCCGCAACCGGCTTGGCCGTGCTGCCGAGCGGGAACGTGGCGCGGATCTCCGCTGTGGAGCGAATTTCGACCGGCAGTGCCGTATTTCAAGTACAGATCCAGCCGACCGCTGAGCGCAGCGTGGCCCCGGCCCGGCAGTCCCGTCACATACCCGGGCTGGCCGGTCGCAGCAGTTCGTGGCGGCGCTGCGGACAACTGGTGGAACAGTGTTGCCGGGACCGAAATTGGGTGGTCATCGAAGGAGAACGCGGATCAGGGCGCGCCAAGCTCGGGCAGGCGGTGGCCCAGTTCGTGGCGCCACAACGGTCCGTTCGACTTCTGCGGGTGGAAAAGTTCAGTAGTGCAGATGATTTCATCACTGAAGTCGAAGCTCACACCGCGGACGATGATTTCTCACTGGTACTCGCCAACATCGACGATCTCCCTGAGGAGGCCGTCGAGCACCTGGCGGCCATTCTGCAGGCGCGTGCCGGGCACGGCTGGATCGCGGTGACGACCGACGTCGAGGTGCGCTCGACACTGGTGGACATGCTCGTCGTGCCGCACTTCACCCACACCGCTGTCGTTCCGCCGCTGCGGCACCGTATCGACGACATCGAGGAATTGGTGCCGATGCTGCTGCGCGAGCTCACCCGCGGGGCCGACGTACGGCTGGCCCCGGAGGCGATGCGGCAGCTGGCGAAGCTGGCCTGGCCGGGCAACGTGGCTCAATTGCGCAGGGTGCTGGCCGAAACGGTCGCCGTCCAACGTTCCGGCGTCATCGGGGTGGACAAGCTTCCCGCCGAATGCCGCTCGCTGGCTCGGCACCGGCTCACCGCCCTGGAGGCGCTGGAGCGGGACGCGATCGTACGTAGCCTGCTCGAAAACGGTGGCGACAAGGCGGCCGCCGCCCAGGCGCTGGGAATGTCGCGCGCCACGATCTACCGCAAGATCAACCAGTTCGGTATCACGTGA
- a CDS encoding NAD(P)-dependent alcohol dehydrogenase encodes MKAVQVVGYHTKPQLVEVPDPTIEGPLDVIVRIGAAGVCRTDLHILEGQWAEITGVGLPYTIGHENAGWVHAVGDAVTNVTVGDKVILHPLVTCGLCRACRFGDDVHCEGSQFPGVDTHGGYAEFLRTSARSVVKLDDSLEPADVAALADAGLTAYHAAAKVARLTRPGDVCVVIGAGGLGHIGIQVLKAISGVSVVVVDRNPSAVQLAVSVGADEGIVADGSHVQRVLDLTAGHGAEAVLDFVGEGGATAEGIAMLRRAGNYFVVGYGENIDVPTIDVISKEINFIGNLVGSYNDLQELMVLAAQRKVVLHTTEYPLDEFQRALDDLDAGLVRGRAILIP; translated from the coding sequence ATGAAGGCAGTCCAGGTCGTCGGCTATCACACCAAGCCTCAGCTTGTCGAGGTACCGGATCCTACGATCGAAGGACCGCTGGACGTCATCGTCCGCATCGGTGCCGCCGGAGTGTGCCGCACAGACCTGCATATCCTGGAGGGCCAGTGGGCAGAGATCACCGGTGTGGGTCTCCCGTATACGATCGGCCACGAGAACGCCGGATGGGTCCATGCCGTCGGTGACGCGGTCACCAATGTCACGGTGGGGGACAAGGTGATTTTGCACCCACTGGTGACCTGCGGGCTATGCCGTGCGTGCCGATTCGGCGACGATGTGCACTGTGAGGGCAGTCAGTTCCCCGGCGTCGACACCCACGGCGGTTATGCCGAATTCCTCCGCACCAGCGCTCGCAGCGTGGTGAAGCTCGATGACAGCCTCGAGCCCGCCGACGTGGCCGCGCTCGCGGATGCCGGCCTGACCGCCTACCACGCCGCCGCCAAGGTGGCACGGCTGACCCGCCCGGGAGACGTCTGCGTCGTTATCGGTGCCGGTGGCCTGGGACACATCGGAATCCAAGTGCTGAAGGCGATTTCAGGTGTCTCCGTCGTCGTGGTGGACCGCAATCCGTCGGCGGTGCAACTGGCTGTGTCGGTCGGCGCGGATGAGGGGATCGTGGCGGACGGCAGTCATGTGCAGCGCGTGCTCGATCTGACGGCCGGGCATGGAGCGGAGGCCGTGCTCGACTTCGTCGGCGAGGGTGGCGCGACCGCAGAGGGCATCGCCATGCTGCGCCGGGCCGGCAACTACTTCGTGGTCGGATACGGCGAGAATATCGATGTTCCCACCATCGACGTCATCTCCAAGGAGATCAACTTCATCGGAAACCTTGTCGGGTCGTACAACGATCTGCAGGAGCTGATGGTGTTGGCAGCCCAGCGCAAAGTGGTGCTGCACACGACCGAGTACCCGCTCGATGAATTCCAGCGCGCGCTAGACGATCTCGACGCCGGGCTGGTGCGGGGCAGGGCGATCCTCATCCCGTGA
- a CDS encoding iron-sulfur cluster assembly protein codes for MSEPTMPLEAQIMAVLSTVTNPESEQTITELGYVRTVTIDDDGVTINLKVPPVASSENHAYLLAFEIQNALQRADRIGAIEVLLDDHADSDTINAGRGFLRKAHRAALERCVSALVERDSLAPSAVQRLILRDLPDGRDKTRLLHCRYALGLSMCLNSKAFVDADGRPLPVDELPMHA; via the coding sequence ATGAGCGAACCCACAATGCCACTGGAGGCGCAGATCATGGCGGTGCTGTCGACCGTCACTAACCCTGAATCGGAACAGACCATCACCGAGCTGGGTTACGTACGAACGGTGACCATCGACGACGACGGCGTCACGATCAATCTCAAGGTGCCCCCGGTAGCGAGCTCTGAAAACCACGCGTACCTACTTGCATTCGAGATCCAGAACGCACTTCAGCGGGCCGATCGGATCGGCGCCATAGAGGTGCTCTTGGACGATCACGCCGACAGCGACACGATCAACGCCGGCCGCGGGTTCCTGCGCAAGGCGCACCGGGCGGCGCTGGAAAGGTGTGTGTCGGCGCTCGTGGAGCGGGATTCCCTTGCTCCCTCCGCAGTTCAGCGTCTCATCCTCCGCGATCTGCCCGATGGCCGCGACAAGACCAGGCTCCTGCACTGCCGTTATGCCCTCGGACTGAGCATGTGCCTGAACAGCAAGGCCTTCGTCGATGCCGATGGCCGGCCATTGCCGGTGGACGAGCTACCGATGCACGCGTGA
- the groL gene encoding chaperonin GroEL (60 kDa chaperone family; promotes refolding of misfolded polypeptides especially under stressful conditions; forms two stacked rings of heptamers to form a barrel-shaped 14mer; ends can be capped by GroES; misfolded proteins enter the barrel where they are refolded when GroES binds): MAKELRFGPTARALLQSGVDQLADAVKTTLGPKGRNVILEKITGSPVVTNDGVTIAREIHLKDQFENMGAQLVKEAAIKTNDVVGDGTTTATVIAQGIVREGMTAIAQGGNPVLVKRGIDMAVGRLVEYLKSVAQPVRTEHDLARIAAISANDDDVVGSVIAKALHTVGELGVVTVEEAGEPGMSASFVEGFQFDNGYLSPYMVTNPAGMEAVVDDPYILLCSEKISKVQEIMPLLDKIMRVPRPLVILAESLEGSALSMLVQNHVNGLFQCVAVRSPGFGDRRLEKLEDIAALTGGAVLSRHAGFSLESMTVEQLGRAKQVRVTADNTTIIGGASADQVDFRLTQLRAERERATYFRDSDVLTERIAALSGKVAMITVGAPTPAELKELQHRVEDALSATRAAMAEGIVAGGGATLLHAAPVLDELDVKNDYATGVDIVRRTLTAPAYLIAANAGYDPDEVVARTLELGADEGFDALDGRFGNMIEFGIIDPLRVVRSALQNGASVAGLLLTTNTLVAEEQTSWGGSAALMTEFGPLDEGLRQPSPDASTPQSLGLGPSTS; the protein is encoded by the coding sequence ATGGCCAAGGAATTACGCTTCGGCCCCACTGCACGTGCATTGCTGCAATCCGGCGTAGACCAGCTGGCCGATGCGGTCAAGACGACTCTTGGACCCAAGGGGCGCAACGTCATTCTGGAGAAGATCACCGGCTCACCGGTGGTCACCAACGATGGTGTCACGATCGCGCGCGAGATCCATCTGAAGGACCAGTTCGAGAACATGGGCGCCCAGCTGGTCAAGGAAGCGGCGATCAAGACCAACGATGTCGTCGGTGACGGCACGACGACCGCCACCGTCATCGCCCAGGGAATCGTGCGCGAAGGCATGACGGCGATCGCCCAGGGAGGCAACCCGGTTCTGGTCAAACGCGGCATCGACATGGCCGTGGGCCGTCTGGTCGAGTACCTGAAATCGGTGGCCCAGCCGGTGCGCACCGAACACGACCTGGCTCGGATCGCCGCAATCTCCGCCAACGACGACGATGTCGTCGGCTCCGTCATCGCCAAGGCATTGCACACCGTCGGAGAGTTGGGTGTGGTGACGGTCGAGGAAGCCGGCGAACCCGGAATGAGTGCGAGCTTCGTCGAGGGGTTCCAGTTCGACAACGGCTATCTGTCGCCCTACATGGTCACCAACCCGGCCGGTATGGAGGCCGTCGTCGACGACCCCTACATCCTGCTGTGCAGCGAGAAGATCTCCAAGGTCCAGGAGATCATGCCCCTGCTGGACAAGATCATGCGCGTACCCCGGCCACTGGTGATCCTGGCCGAAAGCCTGGAGGGTTCGGCGCTGAGCATGCTGGTGCAGAACCATGTCAACGGCCTGTTCCAATGTGTTGCGGTGCGTTCCCCGGGTTTCGGCGATCGTCGCCTGGAGAAGCTCGAAGACATCGCCGCCCTCACCGGGGGCGCGGTGCTGAGCCGGCACGCGGGTTTCTCGCTGGAATCGATGACCGTCGAGCAGCTCGGCCGTGCCAAGCAAGTACGGGTCACCGCGGACAACACCACCATCATCGGGGGGGCGTCTGCCGACCAGGTCGATTTCCGGCTCACCCAGCTGCGCGCCGAGCGCGAGCGGGCCACCTATTTCCGTGACAGTGACGTGTTGACCGAACGTATCGCCGCGCTGTCCGGCAAGGTGGCGATGATCACCGTCGGCGCCCCCACTCCGGCCGAGCTCAAAGAGTTGCAGCATCGCGTCGAGGACGCGCTGTCGGCCACCCGGGCGGCGATGGCCGAGGGCATCGTCGCCGGCGGTGGTGCCACCCTGCTGCACGCGGCGCCCGTCTTGGACGAACTCGACGTCAAAAATGATTACGCCACCGGCGTCGACATCGTGCGCCGTACCCTGACCGCACCGGCGTATCTGATAGCGGCCAATGCCGGTTACGATCCCGACGAGGTGGTGGCCCGCACTCTCGAACTCGGCGCCGACGAGGGCTTCGACGCGCTCGACGGCCGCTTCGGGAACATGATCGAATTCGGCATCATCGACCCGTTGCGGGTGGTCCGCTCGGCGCTCCAGAACGGCGCGTCGGTGGCCGGGCTCCTGCTCACAACCAACACCCTGGTTGCCGAGGAGCAGACCTCGTGGGGTGGCAGCGCAGCACTGATGACCGAATTCGGGCCCCTCGACGAGGGTTTGCGCCAGCCCTCCCCCGATGCCAGCACCCCGCAGTCCCTGGGCCTCGGCCCCTCGACCAGTTGA
- the mimD gene encoding propane 2-monooxygenase effector subunit MimD — MCGFTLMNNQVGEVMADVMRGKDNVSVTSPLPSLIRVDGTNRIEILYAEMDEAAGEEAGWFDQAEFEANMSTHYGRMVFLDDRAIVFANPEDAAEYLDFDLVVRD, encoded by the coding sequence ATGTGCGGATTCACGCTGATGAACAACCAGGTCGGCGAGGTCATGGCGGATGTCATGCGTGGCAAGGACAACGTCAGTGTCACCTCTCCGCTTCCCTCGTTGATCCGTGTCGACGGCACGAACCGGATCGAGATTCTCTACGCGGAGATGGACGAGGCAGCTGGTGAGGAAGCCGGCTGGTTCGACCAGGCGGAGTTCGAGGCCAACATGTCGACCCACTACGGCCGGATGGTCTTCCTGGACGACCGCGCGATCGTATTCGCCAACCCCGAGGATGCAGCCGAGTACCTCGATTTCGACCTGGTCGTCCGCGACTAG